A single window of Thalassomonas viridans DNA harbors:
- a CDS encoding amidohydrolase family protein, whose protein sequence is MVKKLTGLAALTLLLSACSTTSNTVGNTVDPVLTQSPRDLAMFTAENKQCYDRSTQPYSFVVDAHNHFRPFGGHAIPMHELDDYFRRLGVLFVNVYGIGQTLPVDSSCDYYLDCPDTLVIPSIKNDFRNASNYMEFPPDGLHLTLSMSFPNLAEPQWIKPQMQQLNQEYPDKFKWMGEVNLVKQALFKNGHKATPIEAIPQWADFMAKLREDKMPVAIHSDLGNDKEGENYKYLPLMDKVLELYPDNKIVWVHMGLSAELKNADPVKHIAVMKERLDRHPNLMLDISWRVIYDNYFIKPEVRALYVDFFNEYSTRILPGTDFVASRKKDFLVYAQEVEVTSRINLYLDDNAFRNIALGENYFRLMGLDQYRAPQICR, encoded by the coding sequence ATGGTAAAAAAACTCACGGGATTAGCTGCCCTTACGCTACTGCTGTCTGCCTGTAGCACCACGTCGAACACCGTCGGCAACACAGTCGATCCGGTACTCACCCAGAGCCCGCGGGATCTGGCGATGTTCACCGCCGAAAACAAACAATGCTATGACCGCAGCACTCAGCCATACAGCTTTGTTGTCGATGCCCATAACCATTTCCGTCCCTTCGGTGGCCATGCTATTCCCATGCATGAGCTTGATGATTATTTTCGCCGTTTAGGCGTGTTGTTTGTTAATGTCTACGGTATTGGCCAGACCCTGCCGGTGGACTCATCCTGTGATTACTATCTTGATTGCCCCGATACTTTAGTGATCCCCAGCATTAAAAATGATTTTCGTAATGCCTCCAATTACATGGAATTTCCGCCTGACGGCCTGCATTTAACCTTGTCCATGAGCTTCCCCAACCTGGCGGAGCCCCAATGGATCAAGCCGCAAATGCAACAGCTGAATCAGGAATACCCGGACAAGTTCAAGTGGATGGGGGAAGTGAACCTGGTGAAACAGGCGTTGTTTAAAAATGGCCATAAGGCGACACCGATAGAAGCCATTCCCCAATGGGCCGACTTTATGGCAAAACTCCGTGAAGACAAGATGCCGGTAGCCATACATTCGGATCTGGGGAATGACAAGGAAGGGGAAAATTACAAGTATCTGCCGTTGATGGACAAAGTGCTGGAATTATACCCCGACAATAAAATTGTTTGGGTGCATATGGGCCTGTCGGCGGAACTGAAAAATGCCGATCCGGTGAAGCATATCGCTGTGATGAAAGAGCGTTTGGATCGCCACCCTAACTTGATGCTGGATATTTCCTGGCGGGTCATTTACGACAATTATTTTATCAAACCTGAGGTCCGGGCCCTGTACGTTGACTTTTTCAATGAATATTCTACCCGCATTTTACCCGGTACGGACTTTGTCGCCTCGCGTAAGAAGGACTTTCTGGTATACGCCCAGGAAGTTGAGGTAACCAGCCGCATTAACCTTTATCTTGACGATAATGCCTTTAGAAATATTGCCCTGGGAGAGAATTATTTCCGCCTGATGGGGTTAGACCAATACCGGGCGCCGCAGATTTGCCGCTAA
- a CDS encoding PEP-CTERM sorting domain-containing protein, with protein MMKFLKIALTTVSIAACSLSNMAHASIIDWSVDRSSNIVSYHGSDSNLSSLEWLRWDATDGMSINEAVDLYGADGWQVATSLETSYMLNDLFLTGQFNAEYEHIVTSNSLARSFGNLFGYTYSADYENDFYASYALHLYTDGTSVSTSRASDEYQIDANGSLRVAEVHAGGTTFGFTRDTKFDFYGIAMVRSTGQPATEVPEPSTLAIFALTLTALGFRRFKKQ; from the coding sequence ATGATGAAGTTTTTAAAAATTGCTTTAACAACAGTCAGTATTGCCGCATGCAGCCTGAGCAACATGGCTCACGCAAGCATCATAGACTGGAGCGTTGACCGCAGTTCAAATATCGTGTCTTACCACGGCAGCGACAGCAATTTAAGCTCGCTGGAATGGTTGAGATGGGATGCTACCGACGGCATGTCTATCAATGAAGCTGTTGATTTATACGGAGCTGACGGCTGGCAGGTTGCCACCAGCCTTGAAACTTCTTATATGCTAAACGATTTATTCCTGACAGGGCAATTTAATGCCGAATACGAACATATCGTTACCTCCAATTCGCTGGCAAGAAGCTTCGGCAATCTTTTCGGTTATACCTATTCCGCCGATTATGAAAATGACTTTTATGCTTCATATGCCTTACATTTGTATACTGACGGGACAAGTGTCTCGACATCAAGAGCTTCCGATGAATACCAGATAGACGCCAACGGCAGCCTGCGCGTTGCCGAAGTACATGCCGGCGGTACGACATTCGGCTTTACCCGGGATACAAAATTTGACTTCTACGGTATTGCTATGGTTCGCAGCACAGGTCAGCCGGCAACTGAAGTCCCGGAGCCTTCAACACTTGCTATTTTTGCTTTGACATTAACAGCCCTGGGATTCCGTCGTTTTAAGAAGCAGTAA
- a CDS encoding Glu/Leu/Phe/Val family dehydrogenase: MRGQNVFEDALNRIKAIGADAGVSSEVVESLLYPRALLQASLPVRMDNGALRYFIGYRCQYNNVLGPTKGGIRFHPRVDQAEVQALGLWMTIKCALLGIPFGGAKGGVLVQPKDLSPMELERLSRAYVRAMADFIGPDIDIPAPDVYTNARIMGWMMDEYEAINRLRAPAVITGKPVQLGGSLGRDEATGRGAYLCIRELALKHGWQAKNIRVAVQGFGNAAYHVSRLLQADGFKIVAISDSKGGVYSEQGFDIESLWQEKQSSRQMRAVYCEQSVCQLIEHNEISNEELLALDVDILIPAALEGVIHHENADQIKARTIIEVANGPVASEAEARLEARGIEILPDVLVNAGGVTVSYFEWVQNRSGYLWPLEEVRSKLENQMKAAFARVWQVAQTEERSLRSAAYAVAMRRIGKAVLSHGTREYFTKDQEQ, from the coding sequence ATGCGCGGCCAGAACGTTTTCGAAGATGCCTTAAACCGGATCAAAGCCATAGGCGCCGATGCCGGTGTCAGCAGCGAAGTGGTAGAGTCTTTGCTATATCCCAGGGCCCTGCTGCAAGCCTCCTTGCCGGTGAGGATGGACAACGGCGCCCTGCGTTATTTTATCGGCTACCGCTGCCAGTACAATAATGTCCTGGGCCCCACCAAGGGCGGTATCCGCTTCCACCCCAGGGTAGACCAGGCGGAGGTTCAGGCACTGGGGCTATGGATGACCATAAAATGCGCCCTGCTCGGCATTCCCTTTGGCGGCGCCAAAGGCGGCGTACTGGTACAACCCAAAGACCTGTCGCCGATGGAGCTGGAGCGATTATCCCGCGCCTATGTAAGGGCGATGGCTGATTTTATCGGTCCGGATATCGATATCCCCGCCCCGGACGTCTATACCAATGCCCGCATCATGGGCTGGATGATGGACGAATACGAAGCCATCAACCGCCTCAGGGCCCCGGCGGTGATCACCGGCAAACCCGTACAGCTGGGTGGCAGCCTGGGCCGGGACGAAGCCACCGGTCGCGGTGCTTACCTGTGCATCCGCGAACTGGCATTAAAACACGGCTGGCAGGCAAAAAATATCCGCGTAGCCGTACAGGGGTTCGGCAATGCCGCCTACCATGTGTCCCGGTTATTGCAGGCAGACGGCTTTAAAATTGTTGCCATTTCCGACTCCAAAGGCGGGGTTTATTCGGAGCAGGGCTTTGATATTGAAAGCCTGTGGCAGGAAAAACAGTCATCCCGCCAAATGCGGGCGGTATATTGCGAGCAGTCGGTTTGCCAGTTGATCGAGCACAATGAAATCAGTAATGAGGAATTGCTGGCGCTGGATGTGGATATCCTGATCCCGGCGGCACTTGAAGGGGTGATCCATCACGAGAATGCCGACCAGATCAAGGCCCGCACCATAATAGAAGTTGCCAACGGCCCGGTAGCAAGCGAAGCCGAAGCCCGTCTGGAAGCACGCGGCATAGAAATCTTACCGGATGTCCTGGTTAACGCCGGCGGGGTGACCGTCAGCTACTTTGAATGGGTGCAAAACCGCAGCGGTTATCTCTGGCCCTTGGAAGAAGTCAGGAGCAAACTCGAAAACCAGATGAAAGCCGCCTTTGCCCGGGTATGGCAGGTGGCACAAACAGAAGAAAGAAGCCTGCGCAGCGCCGCCTATGCGGTGGCCATGAGGCGTATCGGTAAGGCGGTCTTGTCCCACGGTACCCGGGAATACTTTACCAAAGATCAAGAGCAGTAA
- a CDS encoding PEP-CTERM sorting domain-containing protein translates to MKKLIKLLCVTLLLPFFAGNQALASTMALGFPDEPTDSWIWPGATIGWEFTTSTDIQVDSLGVWDEFGDGLAEEHAVGIWTLDGTLLTSAIVGSGTSADLDSSFRWVDIPSFALDAGSYVVGAYFSDNSDRGAARSSYTTASEITFNQNLFLYNNGFTLPTSHWSGFDGGNFGANFKFTAASVPEPSALFLFGLGFIGMALRKAKK, encoded by the coding sequence ATGAAAAAACTAATCAAGTTGTTGTGTGTCACTCTGCTACTTCCCTTCTTTGCCGGCAACCAGGCGCTTGCCTCGACCATGGCCCTGGGGTTTCCCGATGAACCCACAGATTCCTGGATCTGGCCCGGCGCCACTATCGGATGGGAATTTACCACTTCCACGGATATCCAAGTGGACAGCTTAGGGGTGTGGGACGAATTTGGTGACGGCCTGGCAGAAGAGCATGCCGTCGGCATCTGGACCCTGGACGGCACCCTGCTCACTTCGGCGATCGTCGGCAGCGGCACCAGCGCCGATTTAGACAGCAGTTTCCGCTGGGTGGATATTCCCAGTTTTGCCCTGGACGCCGGCAGCTATGTCGTAGGCGCCTACTTCTCTGACAACTCCGACCGCGGCGCGGCGCGCAGCAGCTACACCACCGCCAGCGAAATTACCTTTAACCAGAACCTGTTCCTGTACAACAATGGCTTTACCTTGCCTACCAGCCACTGGTCCGGTTTTGACGGCGGCAACTTCGGCGCCAACTTTAAATTCACTGCCGCTTCGGTACCCGAGCCGTCGGCCCTGTTCCTGTTCGGCTTAGGTTTTATCGGCATGGCACTGCGTAAAGCCAAAAAATAA
- a CDS encoding DUF4157 domain-containing protein produces MHRFAISKHPDKTSRQKSLVPGTNVSSYAGNQRRQIREALSYNPGEDSTEVLQKQEAAQRQPEEEEELLQSKSADARGSQLPSGEVVQRQPMEEEEELMQPKLSDGSQVQQYQEEDSGANGTAMPASLQAGLEALSDMDLSGTRVHTNSVKPARVNALAYTQGQDIYVAPGQEQHLPHEGWHVVQQLQGRVKPSREVNGQSINDDVALEREADVMGEKAAKMSLPAAKVLPQQDGAVPVAQHKCEECAREDDLSGMSIQTKSAAHISTGDPRFKIDGFTSTRGISLPTSIQRQSSDDDIGEQDPQKKAEYDSLRPQEGGGSSSGAATIAGGGAIENEAVQLKANDVMQRVTCTPANTGVGNNALSFAERSRESWRSHVTYRANVDNRNDHLRVRMYVFAKVYYGLWVSWEHIRFNATVDLTCQASGDSCEISANERGGSVWDLSHSPAAGAIAVQTDRRAGNSQMALTVRVGGSVGASSSVSAGVGSASAGVSFPDASISHKMSMGTFIYTCQSS; encoded by the coding sequence ATGCACAGGTTTGCTATATCAAAACATCCGGATAAAACATCCCGGCAGAAAAGCCTTGTTCCCGGCACGAATGTGTCCTCCTATGCCGGTAACCAGCGCCGGCAAATACGTGAAGCCCTGTCTTATAACCCGGGAGAGGACAGTACGGAGGTCTTACAAAAACAGGAAGCGGCGCAGCGGCAACCGGAAGAAGAGGAAGAGTTATTACAGTCTAAGTCCGCTGATGCCAGAGGCTCACAGCTACCAAGCGGGGAAGTGGTGCAGCGGCAGCCGATGGAAGAGGAGGAAGAACTAATGCAGCCTAAGCTCAGCGACGGTTCTCAGGTACAGCAATACCAGGAAGAGGATAGCGGGGCTAATGGTACGGCGATGCCGGCATCGTTGCAGGCGGGGCTGGAGGCCCTTTCCGATATGGATCTTTCCGGCACCCGGGTGCATACCAACTCCGTCAAGCCAGCCCGGGTAAATGCCCTGGCCTATACCCAGGGGCAGGATATCTATGTTGCCCCGGGGCAGGAGCAGCATCTGCCCCATGAAGGCTGGCATGTGGTGCAGCAACTGCAGGGGCGGGTAAAACCTTCCCGTGAGGTGAACGGCCAGAGCATCAACGACGATGTTGCCTTAGAGCGGGAAGCGGACGTGATGGGGGAGAAAGCGGCGAAAATGTCTTTACCGGCAGCCAAAGTCCTGCCTCAGCAGGACGGCGCAGTGCCAGTGGCCCAGCATAAATGTGAAGAATGTGCACGGGAGGATGACCTTAGTGGCATGAGTATCCAGACCAAGTCGGCGGCGCATATCAGTACCGGGGATCCCAGGTTCAAGATCGATGGTTTTACCTCAACCAGGGGTATTTCCCTGCCAACGAGCATACAAAGGCAAAGCAGCGACGATGATATCGGTGAGCAGGATCCGCAGAAAAAGGCGGAATACGACTCGCTCAGGCCGCAGGAGGGCGGCGGCTCTTCGTCGGGGGCGGCGACCATTGCCGGTGGCGGCGCCATTGAAAACGAAGCCGTGCAGTTAAAAGCAAATGATGTGATGCAAAGGGTGACCTGTACACCGGCAAATACAGGGGTAGGCAATAACGCCTTATCTTTTGCCGAAAGAAGCCGGGAAAGCTGGCGTAGCCATGTCACTTACCGGGCCAATGTCGATAATCGCAACGATCATCTCAGGGTTCGTATGTATGTGTTTGCCAAGGTTTATTACGGCCTCTGGGTATCCTGGGAGCATATTCGCTTTAATGCCACGGTAGATCTGACCTGTCAGGCTTCCGGTGACAGCTGTGAAATTTCCGCCAATGAGCGCGGCGGCAGCGTCTGGGATCTCAGCCACAGTCCGGCTGCCGGGGCGATTGCGGTGCAAACCGACCGCAGGGCCGGTAACTCGCAAATGGCGCTGACCGTCAGGGTCGGTGGCTCGGTGGGAGCCAGCAGCAGCGTCAGTGCAGGGGTCGGCTCGGCCTCGGCCGGGGTTTCCTTCCCGGATGCTTCCATCTCCCATAAGATGTCAATGGGAACCTTTATTTACACCTGCCAGAGTTCCTGA
- a CDS encoding DUF6519 domain-containing protein, whose protein sequence is MKTQIAKDSHQAEKRYSSVYQQQGRAVLDSDVNELSDIVKTRLNDALDDAIKSGAPASGGLAINNDFTIAPGRLYVDGIPAEVTGETPVDFTGQTDLINPQALPANNFLLYADVWERSVTSLEDAALLDPGLHGADTCTRTQTMCQVKWAADTLDVADEAQNPSIGDGELSLALRTIFVSEDICDPCSIKVELDERIGNYLFRVEVHDVYNDGGEDFIVLKWSRDNGAEQFVTGEEPAGFTSGDFVYEFFDEETEKNLGNHFMGVRAKRGTLSDTYTVPVAPDEAKDYVRQWDGYCTINLTAAALVSGIDRGTSFSDAVNSDAHGYFEINTDFNVNLELLQLTLTLNGNRFVAGDFWFTPVREAVNEPGDYVLGSEVQGELPNGVKHHYLVLATVDGAGTLVPQTDAQHRQFHFPALTNIMAADVGFIESCNNLFHGAENVQEALDALCDIGAEDIAYVTPGCTTDTVLAYFSTLPGWPDLDNDGKTSVKDMLDALFCNLSAATLPYLIPGCGTAADPSVRSLLGLPGNDIQPLDIAINALLCNLNANTLPYLVPACDASPSVRSLLGLTAVNRPLKETLDTLLCGLRADNIPMNQDGTLCPDLQLAVTVQEALQILCEREVQASGGCSIAVDGIERTLDNELADFQGDAARTSIWLCLQAFDHQVTNPVPVSEKDTVKIIGSGTQASIVRFVGQAWTISAREVIFRDITFIFEGGDANMQLNADNIVVENCHFIRAGNNPDAAAVIEVAALGDAGNLVWSGNILSASYTRSISNVSTSDFTAGEIAGNTRVVSLVDSLLTGRFSKYSPEYDEAVLTLAQEIDALPQATRNSWASEIPSAGINRINRSGRNRTIIMRSVANEFTTNTGPRLSNNFTVVAAGNRSRNINAFYQTLADANISINQRVSLIDNFVTFATESGFAHGLGIADNGLSVQISDSVFNSHLILNSALITGGRPMREEDISLGSNFLTAQNQLAISKSRLYRVITFVGLDAAGGPALPFSGHARCALSDNEFTGMDESVLGGIVQLNNNFFSSRNPTGRYMEILGLRVMITQNITLEPDATIHFIARDGAVTSDNMGTVFS, encoded by the coding sequence ATGAAAACTCAGATTGCTAAGGATAGCCATCAAGCAGAGAAACGTTATTCATCCGTCTACCAGCAGCAGGGACGGGCGGTGCTCGACAGTGATGTTAACGAGCTGTCGGATATCGTTAAAACCCGGCTGAATGATGCTCTGGACGACGCCATAAAAAGCGGCGCCCCGGCAAGCGGCGGCCTGGCGATAAACAATGACTTTACCATAGCGCCGGGGCGGCTTTATGTTGACGGCATTCCCGCCGAGGTGACAGGCGAAACCCCGGTGGATTTTACCGGCCAAACGGACCTTATTAATCCCCAGGCTTTGCCCGCCAATAATTTTTTGCTGTATGCCGATGTCTGGGAACGCAGCGTGACCAGTCTGGAAGATGCCGCCTTGCTCGATCCCGGGCTGCACGGCGCCGATACCTGCACCCGCACCCAGACCATGTGCCAGGTGAAATGGGCCGCCGATACCCTGGATGTGGCGGATGAAGCGCAAAACCCGAGCATAGGGGACGGCGAGCTGAGCCTGGCGCTGCGCACTATCTTTGTCAGCGAAGATATCTGCGATCCCTGCTCCATCAAGGTTGAGCTGGACGAGCGCATCGGCAATTACCTGTTTCGGGTGGAAGTACATGATGTTTATAACGACGGCGGCGAGGATTTTATCGTCCTGAAATGGTCGCGGGATAACGGCGCCGAGCAGTTTGTCACCGGGGAGGAGCCGGCAGGTTTTACCTCGGGGGATTTCGTCTATGAGTTTTTCGATGAAGAAACGGAAAAAAACCTCGGCAACCATTTTATGGGGGTAAGGGCCAAACGCGGCACCCTGAGCGACACTTATACGGTGCCGGTGGCGCCGGATGAAGCCAAGGATTATGTGCGCCAGTGGGACGGTTACTGCACCATCAACCTCACGGCCGCCGCTTTGGTTTCCGGTATCGACCGGGGCACCAGCTTCTCCGATGCCGTCAACAGCGATGCCCACGGCTATTTCGAGATCAACACCGATTTTAACGTTAACCTGGAGTTGCTGCAGCTGACCCTGACCCTGAACGGCAACCGCTTTGTCGCCGGTGATTTCTGGTTTACCCCGGTGCGTGAAGCGGTTAACGAACCCGGTGATTACGTGCTCGGCTCCGAAGTGCAGGGCGAATTGCCAAACGGCGTCAAACACCATTACCTGGTGCTGGCCACCGTAGACGGCGCCGGTACTTTGGTGCCGCAAACGGACGCCCAGCACAGGCAGTTTCATTTCCCGGCGTTAACTAATATTATGGCGGCGGATGTCGGCTTTATTGAAAGCTGCAACAATTTGTTTCATGGCGCGGAAAATGTTCAAGAGGCTCTGGATGCCTTGTGTGATATCGGCGCCGAAGATATCGCCTATGTCACTCCCGGCTGTACCACAGATACCGTGCTGGCTTATTTCAGTACCTTGCCCGGCTGGCCTGACTTGGACAATGACGGCAAGACTTCGGTTAAGGACATGCTCGATGCCCTGTTTTGCAATCTCAGCGCTGCGACTTTGCCGTATCTGATCCCCGGATGCGGCACTGCCGCCGATCCCAGCGTGCGCTCATTGCTGGGCTTGCCCGGCAATGATATCCAGCCGCTGGATATTGCCATAAACGCCCTGTTATGTAATCTCAATGCCAATACCTTGCCCTATCTGGTGCCCGCCTGCGATGCCAGCCCCAGCGTGCGCAGCCTGCTGGGATTAACCGCCGTTAACCGGCCGTTAAAAGAAACCCTGGATACGCTTTTGTGCGGGTTGCGCGCCGACAATATTCCCATGAACCAGGACGGCACCTTGTGCCCGGACCTGCAGCTGGCGGTAACGGTGCAGGAAGCGCTGCAAATCCTCTGCGAGCGGGAGGTGCAGGCAAGTGGAGGCTGCTCGATTGCCGTTGACGGCATTGAGCGTACGCTGGATAACGAACTGGCAGATTTTCAGGGGGATGCGGCGCGCACTTCCATCTGGTTGTGCCTGCAGGCATTCGACCACCAGGTGACTAATCCGGTACCTGTCAGTGAAAAAGATACCGTAAAAATTATCGGCAGCGGCACCCAGGCCAGTATAGTGCGTTTTGTCGGCCAGGCCTGGACTATTAGCGCCCGGGAAGTGATCTTTCGGGATATCACCTTTATTTTCGAAGGCGGCGACGCCAATATGCAGCTTAACGCCGATAATATCGTGGTTGAAAACTGCCACTTTATCCGGGCCGGCAACAACCCGGATGCTGCTGCGGTAATAGAGGTGGCGGCATTAGGCGATGCCGGCAACCTGGTATGGAGCGGCAATATCCTCAGCGCCAGCTATACCCGGTCGATCTCAAACGTCAGCACTAGCGATTTTACCGCCGGTGAAATCGCCGGCAATACCAGGGTTGTGTCCCTGGTGGATAGCCTGCTTACGGGCCGCTTCAGCAAATACAGTCCGGAATATGACGAGGCGGTATTAACCCTGGCCCAGGAAATCGATGCTCTACCCCAGGCCACCAGAAACAGCTGGGCCAGTGAAATTCCCAGCGCCGGCATCAACCGCATCAACAGGTCAGGGCGCAACAGAACCATTATTATGCGCAGTGTTGCCAATGAGTTTACCACCAATACCGGCCCCCGCCTCTCCAATAATTTCACCGTAGTGGCTGCGGGCAACCGCAGCCGAAATATCAATGCCTTTTATCAAACCCTGGCGGATGCCAATATCAGCATAAATCAGCGGGTAAGCCTGATCGATAATTTTGTGACCTTTGCAACCGAGTCAGGTTTTGCCCATGGTTTGGGAATCGCGGACAACGGTTTATCGGTGCAGATCAGTGACAGTGTTTTTAACAGCCACCTGATTTTGAACAGCGCCCTTATCACGGGCGGCAGGCCGATGAGGGAGGAAGATATCAGCCTGGGCAGCAACTTTTTAACGGCGCAAAACCAGCTTGCCATCAGCAAGAGCCGCTTATACCGTGTCATCACTTTTGTCGGCCTGGATGCCGCAGGCGGTCCTGCTTTACCCTTTAGCGGCCATGCCAGGTGCGCGCTTTCGGATAACGAATTCACCGGTATGGATGAAAGTGTTTTAGGGGGCATAGTACAGCTCAATAATAATTTCTTCAGCTCCCGCAATCCCACAGGCCGTTACATGGAAATATTAGGGCTCAGGGTGATGATCACCCAGAACATTACCCTGGAGCCGGATGCGACGATACATTTCATTGCCAGGGACGGGGCCGTTACCAGCGACAATATGGGGACGGTATTTTCTTAA
- a CDS encoding phage tail protein yields the protein MMPAHKTDLGEQLYQLLPSVFRERDNTRRDGDNNIIEKGDLAKYLQANGDLLTQIYYTVKQQLYDNFPDEAGLDSEGLEQSCQPWLLPYFADLLDVTLVSPDIAGQRAEVANAIAWRQSKGSLPCLEDICEAVGQFEVEIQEGYKRIAATARIGDPLLPAILFGADEDLDASLPAAEKARHPGLPYVTVDFRYASRSAQCDINDPAAITSNIDNSQVNWCQQNHNGVPCFPGSYQDVSKRTVDFRTPGPGASAGFISASGTTLDSYRTARANKGFFHPRKLLCYTPLQVGFFSKNPVSIHWSGIESEENYQDDNIRIITGTTEWNGKEVPHYSYLGLTDKALKLRGVKTFDEEAVYEFANIWLENTLTIKDGQLKLTGCAVRKLIVSDPEKDVPVLDAKSSLIKTIEVASGMIQLEYCTVLEVVLAEVVLISDCILLKQIRKDRVDMDPPEKGCIRYSRFEPQEFNLGLDPLDEQLLVNQGSCTSDMPNFINLTFGEPGCGVLWANSSESIKYGAEDGGEMGAYHDDLMILKQDAVIDKLADFLPVGFEAVLVSDVSLNCIPPQKQA from the coding sequence ATGATGCCAGCACACAAAACGGATTTGGGAGAGCAGCTTTACCAGCTTTTGCCGTCGGTATTTCGGGAGCGGGACAATACCCGGCGGGACGGGGACAATAACATCATAGAAAAAGGCGATCTCGCCAAATACCTCCAGGCCAACGGCGACTTGCTGACGCAGATTTATTACACCGTCAAGCAGCAGCTTTATGATAATTTCCCCGATGAAGCCGGGCTGGACAGCGAAGGCCTGGAGCAAAGCTGCCAGCCCTGGTTATTGCCTTATTTTGCCGACTTGCTTGATGTCACCCTGGTGTCGCCGGATATTGCCGGGCAGCGGGCGGAAGTGGCCAACGCCATCGCCTGGCGGCAAAGCAAAGGCAGCCTGCCTTGCCTGGAAGATATCTGCGAAGCCGTGGGTCAGTTTGAGGTGGAAATCCAGGAAGGTTATAAGCGTATCGCCGCCACAGCAAGGATAGGGGATCCCCTATTGCCGGCTATCCTGTTTGGCGCAGACGAAGATCTTGATGCTTCCCTGCCGGCGGCCGAAAAGGCACGCCACCCGGGCCTGCCTTATGTTACCGTGGATTTCAGGTATGCTTCGCGATCGGCGCAGTGTGATATCAATGATCCGGCGGCGATCACCAGCAACATAGATAATAGCCAGGTGAACTGGTGCCAGCAAAACCATAACGGCGTCCCCTGTTTTCCCGGCAGCTATCAGGATGTCAGCAAGCGCACCGTAGACTTTCGTACCCCGGGGCCGGGGGCAAGCGCAGGTTTTATTTCCGCTTCCGGAACGACCCTGGATAGTTATCGAACCGCCCGCGCCAACAAGGGCTTTTTCCACCCGCGCAAATTGCTGTGTTATACCCCTTTGCAGGTGGGCTTTTTCAGTAAAAATCCCGTCAGTATCCACTGGTCGGGTATTGAAAGCGAAGAAAACTACCAGGATGACAATATCCGCATCATCACAGGTACCACCGAATGGAACGGCAAAGAGGTGCCCCATTACAGCTATCTGGGGCTGACGGACAAAGCGCTGAAACTTCGCGGGGTAAAAACCTTTGACGAAGAAGCCGTGTATGAATTTGCAAACATCTGGCTGGAAAATACCCTGACCATCAAAGACGGCCAGCTGAAACTAACCGGCTGCGCGGTCCGCAAGCTGATCGTCAGCGACCCGGAAAAGGATGTGCCGGTGCTGGATGCCAAATCCTCCCTGATCAAAACCATAGAAGTGGCCAGCGGCATGATACAGCTGGAGTATTGCACCGTGCTGGAAGTGGTCCTGGCGGAAGTGGTGCTGATCAGCGACTGTATTTTATTGAAGCAGATCCGGAAAGACCGCGTCGATATGGATCCGCCGGAAAAGGGCTGTATCCGTTACAGCCGTTTCGAGCCCCAGGAGTTCAACCTCGGGCTGGATCCCCTGGACGAACAGCTGCTGGTAAACCAGGGCAGCTGTACCTCGGATATGCCGAATTTTATCAATTTGACTTTTGGCGAACCCGGCTGCGGTGTCTTGTGGGCCAACAGCAGTGAAAGCATCAAATACGGCGCCGAGGACGGCGGGGAAATGGGCGCCTATCATGACGACTTGATGATTTTAAAGCAGGATGCCGTGATAGATAAACTGGCGGACTTTTTACCTGTGGGGTTCGAAGCCGTGCTGGTAAGCGATGTCAGCCTCAACTGCATCCCCCCGCAGAAGCAGGCATAA
- a CDS encoding GPW/gp25 family protein, whose protein sequence is MAQRLTDPPYLKFPLRVNGGPKLATRAEHIRGQIEQVLYTLSGERVFRPEFGAGVKALVFEPNASALWQVTEKRISASLIESLAGEVEPKSIKVTVAGNNEQLTITIAYVLAAIGFEDQHQFTFSAGS, encoded by the coding sequence ATGGCACAGCGACTAACGGATCCGCCTTATCTGAAATTCCCGTTGCGGGTTAACGGCGGCCCTAAGCTTGCCACCCGGGCGGAGCATATCCGCGGGCAAATCGAGCAGGTGCTTTATACCCTGTCGGGGGAGCGGGTCTTTCGCCCGGAATTCGGCGCCGGGGTCAAGGCGCTGGTGTTTGAGCCCAATGCCTCCGCCTTATGGCAGGTGACGGAAAAGCGCATCAGCGCTTCGTTAATCGAATCGCTGGCGGGGGAGGTCGAGCCCAAGTCCATCAAGGTCACGGTGGCAGGGAACAACGAGCAGCTGACCATCACCATAGCCTATGTGCTGGCCGCCATAGGGTTTGAAGATCAGCATCAATTTACTTTTAGCGCAGGTAGCTAA